In Trichocoleus desertorum NBK24, the following are encoded in one genomic region:
- a CDS encoding saccharopine dehydrogenase NADP-binding domain-containing protein, whose amino-acid sequence MGLRTSTELICVGLMTEQILILGGSGRIGSSVAADIVAHTQAQVTITGRDAIAGQAVSDRLSSQVRFLALDLAESDKLREAISQSQLVIHCAGPFPYRDASVLKTCIDLGVDYLDVSDHRSFTCQAVEYKAEAAAAGVTAIVNTGIFPGISNSMVRRDVEQLDQPERIHLSYVVGGSGGAGITVMRTTFLGLRRPFDVWKDNQWQQIKPYSDREAIQFPAPYGRTGVYWFDMPEAFTLPDTFPEIKTVVTKFGTVPDFYNYLTWSVAHWWPSSWLRNAGVIEFLSQVSHRMTDVTDRFSGIGVAIRSEVSGQKAGEAVRCCSTLVHENTAIAAGYGTGTLAELMLAGKLKKPGVWPVEQALPTDLFEQVMASRGLKIEQTWEPIK is encoded by the coding sequence ATGGGGTTGCGTACCTCTACTGAGTTGATTTGTGTTGGGTTGATGACGGAGCAAATTTTAATCTTAGGTGGCAGTGGGCGCATCGGCAGCAGTGTGGCAGCAGACATTGTGGCCCACACCCAGGCGCAGGTGACGATTACAGGCCGTGACGCGATCGCTGGGCAAGCGGTAAGCGATCGCTTAAGTTCTCAGGTGCGGTTCTTGGCGCTCGACTTAGCGGAGTCGGATAAACTCCGAGAAGCGATTAGCCAATCCCAGTTGGTGATTCACTGTGCGGGGCCTTTTCCCTACCGGGATGCCAGTGTGCTCAAAACCTGTATCGACTTGGGTGTGGATTACTTGGATGTGAGTGATCACCGCTCTTTTACCTGTCAAGCCGTGGAGTACAAAGCGGAAGCCGCAGCCGCAGGCGTAACCGCGATCGTCAATACAGGAATTTTTCCGGGCATCTCGAATAGCATGGTGCGTCGGGATGTGGAGCAACTAGACCAACCGGAGCGGATTCACTTGAGCTATGTGGTCGGTGGCTCTGGTGGGGCTGGCATTACGGTGATGCGAACCACATTTCTAGGGTTGCGTCGCCCTTTTGATGTCTGGAAGGACAACCAATGGCAGCAGATCAAGCCTTATAGCGATCGCGAAGCCATTCAGTTTCCTGCGCCTTATGGTCGCACTGGAGTCTACTGGTTTGATATGCCCGAAGCTTTTACACTGCCTGATACCTTTCCTGAAATCAAAACCGTAGTGACGAAGTTTGGCACCGTCCCAGATTTTTATAACTATCTCACTTGGAGCGTGGCCCACTGGTGGCCTTCTAGTTGGCTTCGCAATGCTGGGGTAATTGAGTTTTTATCCCAAGTTAGCCATCGCATGACCGACGTGACTGATCGCTTTAGTGGCATTGGCGTCGCGATTCGCTCGGAGGTGAGTGGGCAGAAAGCAGGTGAAGCGGTGCGTTGTTGCTCTACCTTGGTGCATGAAAATACAGCGATCGCAGCGGGCTACGGCACAGGTACTCTCGCAGAGTTGATGTTAGCTGGCAAACTCAAAAAACCAGGCGTTTGGCCTGTAGAACAAGCTCTGCCAACTGACTTATTTGAGCAAGTGATGGCAAGCCGAGGGCTAAAAATTGAGCAAACTTGGGAGCCGATAAAGTAG
- the plsY gene encoding glycerol-3-phosphate 1-O-acyltransferase PlsY has protein sequence MALWLAGNAVLLVVAYFLGSIPPGYLAGQLLKGIDIREHGSGSTGATNVLRTLGKGPAIAVLLIDILKGVSAIVLVRWCYSLAITQDLATEAGTLAGGAALDWMVTLAGLAAILGHSKSVWLNFTGGKSVATGLGVLLALSWQVGLSTFAVFGVVMAVSRIVSLSSITAAIAVFVFMLLLGQPLPYQLFAIAGGLYVVLRHRTNIQRLLAGTEPRIGQKLSQEPEQSLESSP, from the coding sequence ATGGCGCTGTGGCTAGCGGGAAACGCAGTTCTGTTAGTGGTGGCTTATTTTTTGGGGTCAATTCCACCGGGGTATTTGGCGGGTCAGTTACTCAAAGGCATTGATATTAGAGAGCATGGTTCTGGTTCTACAGGGGCCACCAATGTCTTACGCACGTTGGGCAAAGGGCCAGCGATCGCAGTTTTGCTGATTGACATCTTGAAAGGAGTCTCAGCAATCGTGCTGGTGCGTTGGTGCTACTCTTTGGCAATCACTCAAGACTTAGCAACGGAGGCAGGAACACTCGCAGGTGGCGCAGCATTGGATTGGATGGTAACGCTAGCAGGATTAGCCGCTATCCTAGGCCATAGCAAATCGGTTTGGCTCAACTTCACAGGGGGCAAATCGGTAGCAACAGGTTTGGGGGTATTACTGGCGCTCTCTTGGCAAGTGGGTCTGTCTACTTTTGCTGTATTTGGGGTAGTGATGGCGGTGTCGCGGATTGTCTCGCTCAGCTCCATTACGGCGGCGATCGCGGTGTTTGTATTCATGTTGCTGCTCGGCCAACCGTTGCCTTACCAGTTGTTTGCGATCGCGGGTGGCTTATATGTCGTGTTGCGGCACCGCACCAATATCCAGCGCCTGTTGGCAGGAACTGAACCTAGAATTGGGCAAAAGCTGTCTCAAGAGCCTGAACAAAGTTTAGAAAGCAGCCCTTAA
- a CDS encoding DUF3086 domain-containing protein — MNSDELPTPKSTFEVKLSPLPNLGDNVTDPAPNGIADPAQRVAELERQEQALQQEIQALQVTLKQQQDQLAETQATMGRLVQEGLRELEQRKQTLQIAVEQLERRQERIRTEMRTTFAGVSQDLAIRVQGFKDYLVGSLQDLVNAAEELELVPEAEEAETPVAVTEARPAERQAAPNPQFAEQSFQDQTKQIRSLLDRYRNSPDYYGAPWQLRRTFEPVHAERVSNWFFTQGGRGALRTMGSRLQNILVSAAIVSILRRLYGNRLRTLILANTPERLGEWRRGLQDCLGISRADFGPEQGIVLFEAPEPLIQKADRLVQENQLPLIIVDDTEDQISLSLLQFSLWLAFAPDPQMPRFF; from the coding sequence ATGAATTCAGACGAACTGCCAACGCCGAAGTCCACCTTTGAAGTCAAGCTATCCCCATTGCCCAACCTTGGAGACAACGTTACAGACCCAGCGCCGAATGGCATTGCAGACCCCGCTCAACGGGTGGCCGAGTTGGAGCGTCAGGAGCAAGCGTTGCAGCAGGAAATCCAAGCTCTGCAAGTGACCTTGAAGCAGCAACAAGACCAACTAGCAGAAACCCAAGCCACGATGGGGCGGTTGGTACAAGAAGGGTTGCGGGAACTGGAGCAGCGCAAGCAAACGCTACAAATTGCCGTAGAGCAGCTAGAGCGCCGCCAAGAGCGGATTCGGACGGAAATGCGGACTACGTTTGCGGGCGTTTCGCAGGACTTAGCAATTCGCGTCCAAGGTTTTAAGGACTACTTAGTGGGTAGCCTGCAAGATTTAGTCAATGCAGCGGAAGAACTGGAACTAGTGCCTGAAGCCGAGGAAGCGGAAACCCCTGTAGCAGTGACGGAAGCTAGACCCGCAGAGCGCCAAGCTGCCCCAAATCCACAATTTGCCGAGCAATCTTTTCAAGACCAAACCAAGCAAATTCGTAGCTTGCTCGATCGCTATCGCAACTCACCCGACTACTACGGCGCTCCCTGGCAGTTGCGGCGCACTTTTGAGCCTGTCCATGCCGAGCGCGTGTCCAACTGGTTCTTTACCCAAGGGGGACGGGGGGCACTACGGACAATGGGGAGCCGATTGCAAAATATTTTGGTTTCTGCTGCGATCGTTTCCATTTTGCGGCGGCTGTATGGCAATCGCTTACGCACTCTCATCTTGGCGAATACCCCGGAACGATTGGGCGAGTGGCGACGTGGTTTGCAAGACTGCTTAGGCATCTCTCGCGCCGACTTTGGCCCAGAGCAAGGAATTGTGCTATTTGAAGCGCCAGAGCCGCTGATTCAAAAGGCCGATCGCTTGGTGCAAGAGAATCAACTGCCGCTGATCATTGTGGATGATACAGAAGACCAAATTAGCCTGTCTTTATTGCAGTTTTCGCTGTGGTTGGCTTTTGCACCAGACCCTCAGATGCCAAGATTTTTCTAG
- a CDS encoding DUF3119 family protein encodes MTATPASTQSTPVVELSPSYVLPVVLVLGAVPLLLVQVWASLAIALLGFFLLFQAATLRLRFTATDLEIHRGETLIRRFPYQDWQNWRIFWPQIPILFYFKEVKSIHFLPILFDAKMLQTCLEQHCSRVDSN; translated from the coding sequence GTGACTGCCACTCCTGCTTCCACCCAATCGACTCCCGTTGTAGAACTGTCACCTAGTTATGTCTTGCCAGTGGTACTGGTTTTGGGTGCAGTGCCGCTTTTGCTAGTTCAGGTTTGGGCTAGTTTGGCGATCGCGCTACTTGGCTTCTTTTTGCTGTTCCAAGCCGCAACCCTGCGCTTACGTTTTACCGCGACTGATTTAGAGATTCATCGGGGTGAAACATTGATTCGCCGTTTTCCTTACCAAGATTGGCAAAACTGGCGGATATTTTGGCCCCAAATTCCCATTTTGTTTTACTTCAAAGAAGTCAAGAGTATTCATTTTCTGCCTATCTTGTTTGATGCCAAAATGCTGCAAACTTGTCTAGAACAACATTGCTCTAGAGTTGATTCCAACTAA
- a CDS encoding MlaE family lipid ABC transporter permease subunit: MSETTPGSSLGLWSQRLLAAILLGGQVLIHLLAGKIHRRNTFDQMAVAGPESLMIALVTAAFVGMVFTIQVAREFITFGATNAVGGVLALSLARELAPVLTAVVLAGRVGSAFAAEIGTMQVTEQIDALYVLKTDPIDYLVIPRVIACCLMLPILTIMSFVTGMAGGLLIATNLYDLSQSTFLNSARNFLDVGDLLSAVIKSVVFGALIAVIGTSWGLTTTGGAKGVGQSTTTAVVTALLAIFISNFFLSWLLFRGTGSAVLEGL; the protein is encoded by the coding sequence TTGAGCGAAACGACACCCGGTTCCAGTCTTGGTTTATGGAGTCAGCGATTGCTGGCAGCGATTCTGTTAGGTGGACAAGTGCTGATCCATCTCCTAGCAGGTAAAATTCACCGCCGCAACACCTTCGATCAAATGGCAGTGGCGGGTCCAGAGTCATTGATGATTGCTCTCGTGACCGCTGCTTTTGTCGGGATGGTGTTCACAATTCAGGTAGCGCGCGAGTTTATTACCTTTGGCGCAACGAATGCGGTGGGAGGCGTCTTGGCCTTATCTCTAGCTCGCGAACTTGCCCCTGTCTTGACTGCGGTGGTATTAGCAGGGCGGGTTGGGTCTGCCTTTGCCGCAGAAATTGGCACGATGCAAGTCACTGAGCAGATCGACGCGCTTTACGTCCTCAAGACTGACCCCATCGATTATTTAGTCATTCCGCGAGTGATTGCCTGCTGTTTGATGCTGCCAATTTTGACCATTATGTCTTTTGTGACAGGCATGGCAGGCGGGTTATTGATTGCGACGAATCTATATGATCTCTCACAATCCACCTTTCTGAACTCGGCCCGTAATTTCCTAGATGTAGGAGATTTGTTGAGTGCGGTGATTAAGTCAGTTGTGTTTGGAGCCCTGATTGCAGTCATTGGTACGAGTTGGGGACTAACGACCACAGGTGGTGCTAAAGGAGTCGGCCAATCTACGACGACTGCTGTCGTGACGGCGCTATTGGCTATATTTATCTCTAACTTTTTCCTGTCGTGGCTGTTGTTTCGTGGCACAGGTAGCGCAGTTCTAGAAGGGTTGTAA
- a CDS encoding pitrilysin family protein, giving the protein MIQFHQILRVFRLLVKPQAIAGLRLQKWPQAIAIGLAILLSWTTLPSGVLAATPQAPPAKAKAPAAPSIQPYLDRVMDRVTEFRLDNGLKFIVLERHQAPVVSFLTYADVGGADEPEGQTGVAHFLEHLAFKGTRRIGTKNYRAEKVVLDRLDTLAKQIVITEAAGNSAQVAQLKQAFEKAEAEAVSYIQQNEYGRIVEQAGGVGLNATTSSDATRYFYSFPSNKLELWMSLESERFLEPVFREFYKEKDVILEERRMRVDNSPIGQMIETFLDAAYDKHPYRRPVIGYPEDLKNLTRQDIADFFDTYYVPNNLSIAVVGDVNPQEVKRLAQTYFGRYKAGSVPPKLAVVEPPQTKTKEVTVRLPTQPWYLEGYHQPAMNHPDHVVYQMIGSILSDGRTSRLYKSLVEKQQIALSAQGFSGFPGDKYPSIMLFYALTAPNHTVDEVATSLRSEIERLKTEPVSAEELDRVKTQSRAGLLRSLSSNSGMASLLLEYEAKTGSWRNLFKELDAIAAVTPADIQRVARETFRPENRTIGRLLPQAS; this is encoded by the coding sequence ATGATTCAGTTCCATCAAATTCTTCGAGTTTTTAGGTTGCTCGTAAAACCACAGGCGATCGCAGGCTTAAGACTGCAAAAGTGGCCCCAAGCGATCGCGATCGGTTTGGCAATATTGTTAAGCTGGACCACGCTACCCAGCGGAGTCTTAGCTGCTACGCCTCAAGCGCCCCCAGCAAAGGCTAAAGCGCCTGCTGCTCCTTCCATTCAGCCCTACCTAGACCGAGTTATGGATCGGGTGACTGAATTCCGTCTCGACAATGGCTTAAAGTTTATTGTGCTAGAGCGGCATCAAGCTCCGGTAGTCTCCTTTCTTACCTACGCCGATGTGGGGGGAGCCGATGAACCCGAAGGCCAAACTGGAGTGGCTCATTTTCTGGAGCACTTAGCCTTTAAAGGCACTCGGCGGATCGGCACGAAGAACTACCGAGCGGAAAAAGTCGTCCTCGATCGCTTAGACACTTTAGCCAAGCAAATCGTCATAACAGAAGCCGCAGGCAACTCAGCTCAAGTGGCTCAGCTCAAGCAAGCGTTTGAGAAAGCGGAGGCAGAAGCAGTCAGCTATATTCAACAAAACGAATATGGTCGGATTGTTGAGCAAGCGGGAGGCGTTGGCCTCAATGCCACCACTTCTTCCGATGCCACTCGCTATTTCTACAGTTTCCCTTCTAACAAGCTGGAGCTGTGGATGTCCCTGGAGTCCGAGCGCTTTCTAGAGCCTGTGTTTCGCGAGTTCTACAAAGAAAAAGATGTGATTTTGGAAGAGCGGCGGATGCGGGTGGACAACTCTCCGATCGGCCAAATGATCGAGACTTTTCTAGATGCCGCCTACGACAAGCACCCCTATCGTCGGCCTGTGATTGGTTATCCAGAAGATCTAAAAAACCTCACACGTCAAGATATTGCTGATTTTTTTGACACTTACTATGTCCCCAACAACCTGAGCATTGCGGTGGTGGGAGATGTCAATCCGCAGGAAGTCAAACGCTTAGCCCAAACTTATTTTGGTCGCTACAAAGCTGGTTCGGTTCCACCCAAGCTAGCAGTAGTGGAGCCACCCCAAACCAAAACCAAAGAAGTGACGGTACGGCTACCGACGCAGCCTTGGTATTTAGAGGGCTATCATCAACCTGCGATGAACCATCCCGATCATGTGGTGTATCAGATGATCGGCAGCATTCTGAGCGACGGTCGGACTTCGCGGCTGTATAAGTCATTGGTAGAAAAACAGCAAATTGCTCTCTCAGCTCAAGGCTTTAGTGGTTTTCCTGGGGATAAATATCCCAGCATCATGCTGTTCTACGCCCTCACCGCCCCCAACCATACCGTCGATGAAGTGGCAACAAGTTTGCGCTCCGAAATTGAACGACTAAAAACAGAGCCCGTGTCTGCGGAAGAACTCGATCGCGTTAAAACTCAATCTCGTGCTGGCTTATTGCGATCGCTCAGCTCTAACTCAGGCATGGCTAGTTTGCTGTTGGAGTACGAAGCCAAAACAGGCAGTTGGCGAAATTTATTCAAGGAATTGGATGCGATCGCCGCAGTCACTCCTGCCGATATTCAGCGGGTAGCGCGAGAAACCTTCCGGCCAGAAAATCGCACCATTGGGCGGCTACTTCCTCAAGCTTCATAG
- a CDS encoding pitrilysin family protein, whose amino-acid sequence MRQFPLPKAKLGRKLVRRLSVGFAVLALLILALRPAPASALTPKHYTELTFPPLPEVQIPKYNRFQLKNGMIVYLMEDHELPLVSGTALIRTGDRLEPGDQVGLAGLTGTVLRMGGTQQRSADELNQLLEQRAASVETSIGSASGSASFNALTEDLGDVFGLFAEVIRQPAFAPEKLDLAKTQTTGGIARRNDSPDDIAGREFRQLLYGENSPYARIVEYATLDNISRDDVVKFYQTYFHPNHMILGIVGDFDSQKMRSLIQAKFGDWQPTKPISPALPTVTQANQSGVFLVDQPQLTQSYVQVGHLGGQFNNPDYPALTVMDGVLNGFGGRLFNQVRSRQGLAYSVYSAWSARHDYPGVFIAGGQTRSDATVPFIRSVFAEIERIRTTPISSAELAYAKDSVLNSFVFNFEDPEQTLGRLMRYEYYGYPADFIFRYQRGVEAATVADVQQVAQKYLKPENIVTLVVGNAKAIDPPLTSLSPKIKVTPVDITIPEPQAPSRT is encoded by the coding sequence GTGCGGCAGTTTCCATTGCCCAAGGCAAAGCTGGGCAGAAAATTAGTGCGTCGTTTGTCGGTGGGGTTCGCTGTCCTAGCGTTACTGATTTTGGCTTTGCGGCCTGCTCCTGCATCAGCTCTCACTCCCAAGCATTATACTGAGCTGACTTTTCCACCCTTACCAGAAGTTCAAATTCCCAAGTACAACCGCTTTCAGCTCAAAAACGGCATGATTGTGTACTTGATGGAAGACCATGAGTTACCCCTGGTGAGTGGCACTGCTCTGATTCGTACAGGCGATCGCTTAGAGCCTGGTGATCAAGTCGGTTTAGCAGGATTGACCGGAACTGTGTTGCGGATGGGGGGGACTCAGCAACGCTCTGCCGATGAACTCAACCAACTATTAGAGCAGCGGGCTGCTTCCGTAGAAACCAGTATAGGGAGTGCCTCTGGTAGCGCTAGCTTTAATGCCTTAACAGAAGACTTAGGAGACGTGTTTGGCTTGTTTGCGGAGGTGATTCGCCAACCCGCCTTTGCTCCAGAAAAGCTAGACCTAGCTAAAACTCAAACCACAGGCGGCATCGCTCGCCGCAATGACAGCCCAGATGATATTGCAGGACGCGAGTTTAGGCAGCTACTTTATGGAGAAAACAGTCCCTACGCCCGCATTGTAGAGTACGCCACTCTCGACAATATTTCACGGGATGATGTGGTCAAGTTTTACCAAACCTATTTCCACCCCAACCACATGATTTTGGGGATTGTGGGAGACTTCGACAGTCAGAAAATGCGATCGCTGATTCAAGCGAAGTTTGGTGACTGGCAACCCACTAAGCCCATCTCGCCTGCCTTACCAACCGTCACGCAAGCGAATCAGAGCGGGGTCTTCCTAGTCGATCAACCCCAATTGACACAAAGTTACGTCCAAGTGGGTCATTTGGGCGGTCAATTCAATAACCCCGACTACCCAGCCCTCACCGTGATGGATGGAGTGCTCAACGGCTTTGGCGGACGCTTGTTCAACCAAGTGCGATCGCGTCAAGGCTTAGCTTATTCGGTATATTCGGCTTGGAGTGCGCGGCACGATTATCCTGGTGTGTTTATCGCCGGGGGCCAAACGCGATCGGATGCGACTGTCCCCTTTATTCGCTCTGTATTCGCGGAGATCGAACGCATTCGCACCACCCCAATATCATCGGCAGAGCTGGCTTATGCCAAAGACTCGGTGCTGAACTCTTTTGTGTTCAACTTCGAAGACCCAGAGCAAACCCTGGGGCGGCTGATGCGCTATGAATACTACGGCTACCCAGCCGACTTCATCTTTCGCTATCAGCGAGGCGTGGAAGCAGCCACCGTTGCAGATGTACAGCAAGTGGCCCAGAAGTATCTCAAACCAGAGAATATTGTGACCTTGGTCGTGGGCAACGCCAAAGCGATCGACCCACCTCTGACCAGTCTAAGCCCCAAGATCAAAGTCACTCCTGTAGACATCACCATTCCAGAACCCCAAGCTCCAAGCCGCACCTAA
- a CDS encoding PLDc N-terminal domain-containing protein: MFTQILGPVGLFTTAFWVWMIYDCVQYERDRQTWLWLLIFLNFPGAFVYFIARWLPRASFPLPSFLNRWTRKDQLWQAEAAAMNIGKAHQFVTLGNIRCEMGDFDKAAQAYEQAIA; this comes from the coding sequence ATGTTTACGCAGATATTAGGGCCAGTCGGTCTGTTCACAACTGCTTTCTGGGTTTGGATGATTTACGACTGCGTCCAGTACGAGCGCGATCGCCAAACTTGGCTCTGGCTCTTGATCTTCCTAAACTTCCCTGGCGCTTTCGTCTACTTTATTGCTCGCTGGCTACCCCGTGCTTCATTTCCTCTACCCAGCTTCTTAAACCGTTGGACTCGTAAAGATCAACTGTGGCAAGCTGAAGCCGCTGCCATGAATATCGGCAAAGCTCACCAGTTCGTCACCCTAGGCAACATCCGCTGTGAAATGGGCGATTTTGACAAAGCCGCCCAAGCCTACGAGCAAGCGATCGCGTAG
- a CDS encoding EndoU domain-containing protein, with product MKQRTRWLSSTASLALGSVLFGLVLSHPAIAPAQAQLLQPGTLTVTQTCPATRAINGPNPGNIRVTKNQRYEVIGFNSAERRFALIKVPNATPERRWVSVNCGTFQAGSPANSSPTNGNASEARTRPATPSSTTLLPFFDQANNLEVHRFPAGRPVDITPPTPSLTAFDLAVLQTCGPIGSTVNASDFKQLMANHPEVLRQIQSAVGGELLPGRKTQAEFLADLTAAWSDRGGFEHIFCGELEGPQKIGGLHFVGRYLQLQNEKMGGRLANNLNREEVEPGVLYTLGVVIKRGNQTWTDTLKGYPLITNAQEMLLDATKALKAQGNAQGACLYPVRDQPTGKSYQAVFVKDRNAIVTFYPDATPSGKPCRG from the coding sequence ATGAAACAACGTACCCGTTGGCTTTCCTCTACCGCTAGTCTGGCTCTCGGATCGGTTCTGTTTGGTTTGGTGCTCAGTCATCCGGCGATCGCTCCAGCCCAAGCTCAATTGCTGCAACCCGGAACTCTCACTGTTACTCAGACTTGTCCAGCTACACGAGCCATCAATGGGCCTAATCCTGGCAATATCCGAGTGACGAAGAATCAGCGCTACGAAGTGATTGGGTTTAATAGCGCCGAGCGGCGATTTGCCTTAATCAAAGTTCCCAATGCTACCCCTGAGCGTCGTTGGGTTAGTGTCAACTGCGGTACGTTCCAGGCAGGCTCTCCTGCAAACAGTAGTCCTACAAATGGCAATGCCAGTGAAGCCAGAACTCGCCCCGCAACTCCTAGCAGTACCACGTTGCTTCCATTCTTTGATCAAGCCAACAACCTGGAAGTGCATCGTTTTCCCGCAGGTCGCCCAGTCGATATTACGCCACCTACTCCCAGCTTGACCGCATTTGACCTAGCCGTGTTGCAAACTTGCGGCCCCATTGGCAGCACAGTCAATGCGAGCGATTTCAAACAGCTAATGGCAAATCATCCTGAGGTTCTGCGCCAAATTCAATCTGCTGTGGGGGGTGAACTCTTGCCAGGGCGGAAGACGCAAGCAGAATTTCTCGCTGATCTCACAGCAGCCTGGTCAGATCGGGGTGGGTTTGAACATATCTTTTGCGGTGAGCTAGAAGGCCCTCAGAAAATTGGTGGGTTGCACTTTGTCGGTCGCTATCTACAGTTGCAAAATGAGAAGATGGGGGGCCGCTTAGCTAACAATCTCAACCGTGAAGAAGTAGAGCCTGGAGTGCTTTATACCTTGGGAGTGGTCATCAAGCGAGGCAACCAAACCTGGACTGATACCCTCAAAGGCTACCCTCTGATCACCAATGCTCAAGAGATGTTGTTGGATGCGACGAAAGCACTGAAAGCCCAAGGCAACGCTCAAGGCGCTTGCTTATATCCGGTTCGAGATCAACCCACGGGCAAGTCTTACCAAGCAGTGTTTGTGAAAGATCGCAACGCTATTGTCACCTTTTATCCAGATGCCACACCCAGCGGCAAGCCTTGTCGTGGCTAG
- a CDS encoding GbsR/MarR family transcriptional regulator: MKEQRQFEEKHFIEESGILFEMVGLPRMAGRIFGWLLISDPPHQSPGELAEVLQASKGSISTITRLLMQIGLIERISLPGQRRDYFRIKPDAWSQLTRQRVAQMTAFRQLAERGLQLMAGQEIELQQRLEEMRDMHAFCEQELPKMLERWETMH, encoded by the coding sequence GTGAAAGAACAACGCCAGTTTGAAGAGAAGCACTTTATTGAAGAAAGCGGCATCCTATTCGAGATGGTGGGGTTACCACGGATGGCAGGGCGTATCTTCGGTTGGCTCCTGATCTCAGACCCACCGCACCAATCTCCGGGTGAATTAGCTGAGGTGTTACAAGCCAGCAAAGGCTCAATCAGCACGATTACTCGTTTATTGATGCAAATCGGCTTAATCGAACGGATCAGTTTGCCAGGTCAGCGGCGCGACTACTTCCGCATTAAACCAGATGCTTGGTCACAACTCACTAGGCAACGAGTGGCTCAAATGACTGCCTTTCGCCAACTAGCAGAGCGGGGTCTGCAACTGATGGCAGGGCAAGAGATAGAACTCCAGCAACGCCTCGAAGAAATGCGAGATATGCACGCCTTCTGCGAGCAAGAACTACCGAAGATGCTGGAACGCTGGGAAACGATGCACTGA
- a CDS encoding efflux RND transporter periplasmic adaptor subunit, whose amino-acid sequence MQLPMIGKVEKPTPWIIGLLVAGVLGVSGTAVLINRATAPREDLAELTIPVQSQDLRVRITANGTVVPIQSVNLSPKSAGIVKELYVEQGDRVEAGDVVARMDNSTFKAELTQAQANLAQAQANLAKAKAGNTTAAIGQIQASVSQAEAQVREAEARLALANDRVRRNETLATEGAISRDRLDEVISEANRARASVEQAQAGVREARRRLEDSQNGSRPEDIAVAEARVKEAEGRVQAVQTQIEDTSVRAPFAGIITQKYATEGAFVTPTTSASTNSSATSTSVVALASGLEVLAEVPEVDINQVAEGQAVEIVADAFPDQVFQGKVRLIAPAAVEEQNVTSFQVRVALVTGKDKLRSGMNVDLTFLGKQLDQALVVPTVAIVTKEGETGVLVTDDKNQPTFKPVTIGPTIGNQTQVLEGLEAGEKVFVELPENKKLEDFTQPKGEKKP is encoded by the coding sequence ATGCAACTTCCCATGATTGGCAAAGTTGAAAAACCTACCCCCTGGATCATTGGGCTACTTGTGGCTGGAGTGCTTGGTGTTTCAGGGACTGCGGTCCTCATTAATCGAGCCACGGCCCCACGAGAAGATCTTGCCGAGTTGACCATCCCCGTTCAGTCCCAAGATTTGCGGGTCCGGATCACTGCAAATGGCACGGTGGTACCAATTCAAAGCGTCAACCTCAGCCCCAAATCGGCAGGAATCGTGAAGGAACTGTACGTTGAGCAAGGCGATCGCGTGGAAGCAGGTGATGTGGTCGCCCGGATGGACAACAGCACCTTCAAAGCGGAGCTGACTCAAGCCCAAGCCAATTTAGCGCAAGCGCAAGCCAATCTAGCAAAGGCAAAAGCGGGCAATACGACTGCTGCAATTGGTCAGATCCAAGCCAGTGTGTCCCAGGCAGAAGCTCAGGTGCGCGAAGCAGAAGCCCGCTTAGCTCTGGCGAACGATCGCGTCCGCCGCAACGAAACTTTGGCTACAGAAGGAGCAATTTCTCGCGATCGCCTGGATGAGGTGATCAGCGAAGCCAATCGTGCCAGAGCCAGCGTGGAACAAGCCCAAGCAGGGGTGCGAGAAGCCAGAAGACGGCTAGAAGATTCACAAAATGGCTCCCGCCCAGAAGACATTGCCGTAGCAGAGGCGCGCGTCAAGGAAGCAGAGGGTCGAGTCCAAGCAGTGCAAACCCAGATTGAAGACACTTCTGTGCGGGCTCCTTTCGCAGGCATTATCACGCAGAAGTATGCCACGGAGGGAGCATTCGTTACCCCGACCACTTCAGCTTCGACTAACTCTTCTGCCACCTCTACTTCCGTGGTCGCCCTCGCCAGTGGATTGGAAGTACTAGCTGAAGTGCCCGAAGTAGATATTAACCAAGTGGCGGAAGGACAGGCTGTAGAAATTGTGGCTGATGCTTTTCCTGATCAAGTGTTTCAGGGCAAAGTTCGCCTAATTGCTCCTGCGGCGGTCGAGGAGCAAAATGTCACCTCCTTTCAAGTGCGGGTGGCTCTGGTGACGGGTAAAGATAAGCTGCGATCGGGCATGAATGTCGATCTCACTTTTCTAGGCAAGCAGTTGGATCAAGCCTTGGTCGTTCCGACAGTGGCGATCGTCACCAAGGAAGGTGAAACGGGAGTCTTAGTCACCGATGACAAAAACCAACCCACCTTTAAGCCTGTCACCATTGGCCCTACCATTGGCAACCAAACTCAAGTGCTGGAAGGGTTAGAAGCAGGGGAAAAAGTGTTTGTTGAGTTGCCAGAAAATAAGAAGCTGGAAGACTTTACCCAACCTAAAGGCGAAAAGAAGCCATAA